A window from Acidimicrobiales bacterium encodes these proteins:
- a CDS encoding MIP/aquaporin family protein, whose amino-acid sequence MTATGDPGTRLRHGAEAAAPDVTAARPSSPASPGATRRGPAARELVAELVGTAFLLAAVVGSGIMAENLTDDVGLQLLQNAVATAGVLVALILALGPASGGHFNPAVTLADRYFGGIDTLTAVGYIAAQSVGAVLGVMMANVMFDLPVVQWSTTDRSGGNLVFAEGVATFGLLLVIFGVVRSGRSDVAAFTVGGYIAGAYYFTSSTSFANPAVTVGRMFSDTFAGIEPGSAPGFIAAQVLATGVAIAAIRLVYPHMSDVADMVVVPHQRED is encoded by the coding sequence ATGACAGCCACGGGTGACCCCGGGACCCGGCTACGGCACGGCGCCGAGGCCGCCGCCCCCGACGTCACCGCCGCCCGTCCGTCGTCGCCCGCCTCCCCGGGGGCCACCAGGCGCGGCCCCGCCGCCCGGGAGCTCGTCGCCGAGCTCGTCGGCACCGCGTTCCTGCTCGCGGCCGTCGTCGGTTCGGGGATCATGGCCGAGAACCTGACCGACGACGTCGGCCTCCAGCTCCTCCAGAACGCAGTGGCGACCGCCGGGGTCCTCGTCGCGTTGATCCTCGCTCTCGGCCCCGCGTCGGGCGGACACTTCAACCCGGCGGTGACGCTCGCCGACCGCTACTTCGGCGGGATCGACACGCTGACCGCCGTCGGGTACATCGCCGCCCAGAGCGTCGGCGCCGTCCTCGGCGTGATGATGGCCAACGTGATGTTCGACCTCCCGGTCGTGCAGTGGTCGACCACCGACCGATCGGGTGGGAACCTCGTCTTCGCAGAAGGCGTCGCGACGTTCGGCCTGCTGCTCGTGATCTTCGGGGTCGTCAGGTCGGGCCGGTCCGACGTCGCCGCGTTCACTGTCGGCGGCTACATCGCCGGTGCGTACTACTTCACCAGTTCGACGAGCTTCGCCAACCCGGCCGTGACGGTCGGCCGGATGTTCTCGGACACCTTCGCGGGCATCGAGCCCGGGTCGGCGCCGGGTTTCATCGCGGCTCAGGTCCTGGCGACGGGTGTGGCGAT
- a CDS encoding arsenate reductase ArsC — translation MSDDTHDPLGAELTTEQKLLVRQAARRLGEEFEGTFNTETIERYIHDSQLKLESRAKFATWLPVLIERFTRDRLKALARLEVGGLAKPAVLFLCVHNAGRSQMAAGWLRHLAGDGVEVFSGGSDPGLETNKAAIEAMAEVGIDISTEYPKPWTDEIARAADVIVSMGCGDACPVHPGKRYEDWELTDPSGQPIEVVREVRDDIRGRVEALMASLELAPA, via the coding sequence ACACCCACGACCCGCTGGGCGCGGAGCTGACCACCGAGCAGAAGCTCCTCGTGCGACAGGCGGCCCGTCGCCTCGGCGAGGAGTTCGAGGGAACCTTCAACACCGAGACCATCGAGCGCTACATCCACGACTCGCAGCTCAAGCTGGAATCCCGCGCGAAGTTCGCGACATGGTTGCCGGTACTGATCGAACGTTTCACCCGCGACCGCCTCAAGGCGCTGGCCCGCCTCGAGGTCGGTGGGCTCGCCAAGCCCGCCGTGCTGTTCCTCTGCGTCCACAACGCCGGCCGGTCCCAGATGGCCGCGGGTTGGTTGCGCCACCTCGCGGGTGACGGCGTCGAGGTCTTCTCGGGAGGGTCCGACCCCGGTCTGGAGACGAACAAGGCGGCGATCGAGGCGATGGCCGAGGTCGGCATCGACATCTCGACGGAGTACCCCAAGCCGTGGACCGACGAGATCGCCCGGGCTGCCGACGTGATCGTGTCGATGGGATGCGGTGACGCGTGCCCGGTCCACCCGGGCAAGCGCTACGAGGACTGGGAGCTGACCGACCCCTCCGGCCAGCCCATCGAGGTGGTGCGTGAGGTCCGAGACGACATCCGGGGCCGGGTGGAGGCGCTCATGGCGAGCCTCGAGCTCGCGCCGGCATGA